A stretch of Pseudobacteriovorax antillogorgiicola DNA encodes these proteins:
- a CDS encoding response regulator: MKAIIIDDDREILDIVQAYLENAGAESVRAFADPLNVQIEQDARDADLIISDVNMPHIKGPEIFSKFTQSLKAGNSNAKFFFLTGVPLQFMSQQDVDRMQLADEVLIKPLHLDDFMNILKKHYLLDRQIKIALEGQFEDEPLEQNA; encoded by the coding sequence ATGAAAGCGATTATCATTGATGACGATAGAGAGATTCTAGACATAGTACAGGCCTATCTTGAAAATGCAGGAGCTGAGTCTGTTCGCGCCTTTGCTGATCCTTTGAATGTTCAGATCGAACAAGATGCGCGAGATGCTGACCTCATTATCTCAGACGTGAACATGCCACACATCAAGGGACCTGAGATATTTTCTAAGTTCACTCAGTCTCTGAAGGCTGGAAATTCCAATGCTAAGTTCTTCTTTCTTACAGGAGTACCTTTACAGTTCATGTCCCAACAAGATGTAGATCGCATGCAACTTGCCGATGAAGTTTTGATCAAGCCCCTACACCTTGATGACTTCATGAATATTCTAAAAAAGCACTATCTCCTTGATCGGCAGATCAAGATAGCGTTGGAGGGGCAATTTGAAGACGAACCATTGGAGCAAAACGCCTGA
- a CDS encoding MaoC family dehydratase N-terminal domain-containing protein codes for MAISNVQVAYPGTRTENLVDLHHPSYLPKYIYEMTQGLLRPHRPKFSETVQPVTRQAQLSRQDYKNWNRFVGALGHQRPSPLTYYNSAGAFGLFELLSQMGINFSTILHLRGDMEFHNPDIKTKVGDLFTLHMHLEDVIEREGQCILVVSGTVRNDRDELIRSHRDYWFVRRCEQKYLDDCVYPKHFSAAPFKGMSKRVAELPKASGTGAEKRSFFLPPSAGHQFAKVSGDYNVIHTTTLGAKLCGQKRAFLQGYGSLNLCLHHINQTLSGDFKEFSMSFCKPVLLSQNLNLWIKDGSFELCDSEDHLLCFGSYTV; via the coding sequence ATGGCAATTTCAAATGTCCAGGTTGCTTACCCTGGAACCCGCACAGAGAACTTGGTGGACTTGCATCACCCAAGCTATCTCCCTAAGTATATCTATGAGATGACCCAAGGTTTGCTCAGACCCCATCGACCTAAGTTTTCTGAGACGGTGCAGCCGGTCACCAGGCAAGCCCAACTGAGCCGACAGGATTACAAGAACTGGAATCGATTTGTTGGTGCTCTAGGCCATCAGCGGCCATCGCCGCTGACATACTACAACAGTGCAGGTGCATTCGGCTTATTCGAATTGCTGTCCCAGATGGGGATTAATTTTTCCACCATTCTCCATCTTCGCGGCGATATGGAGTTTCACAATCCAGATATAAAAACGAAGGTTGGAGACCTATTCACTCTCCATATGCATTTAGAGGACGTGATCGAACGTGAGGGGCAGTGTATCTTAGTCGTTAGTGGGACTGTAAGAAATGATCGCGATGAATTGATCCGTAGTCATCGGGATTACTGGTTCGTGCGACGCTGCGAACAAAAATACTTAGATGACTGCGTCTATCCCAAGCACTTTAGTGCGGCTCCATTCAAAGGTATGTCTAAGCGAGTTGCAGAGCTACCAAAGGCTTCTGGAACAGGCGCCGAAAAACGAAGCTTCTTTCTGCCACCAAGCGCTGGCCATCAATTTGCAAAGGTTTCCGGTGATTACAACGTTATTCATACCACGACCCTCGGTGCCAAGCTTTGTGGGCAGAAGCGGGCTTTTCTTCAAGGCTACGGCTCATTGAATCTTTGCCTTCACCATATCAATCAAACTTTGAGTGGCGACTTCAAAGAGTTCTCCATGTCTTTTTGTAAACCAGTTTTGCTGAGCCAAAACTTAAACCTTTGGATCAAAGACGGATCATTCGAGCTTTGTGATTCCGAGGATCATTTGCTTTGCTTTGGGAGCTATACCGTCTAG
- a CDS encoding dienelactone hydrolase family protein, with product MKRILSTFGLAALMTSGIALAQPVQPVGKGQELIQYELDGVTFESRFIASQSESKANVLMFPNWLGPDTEASVAKAELFAEKGYNVLLADVYGIDTRPSNQEEAAQASGSLTGDRELLRRRAQKALAEFRLRLADTGLESKSKPLAAIGFCFGGTTSLELARSGVNLPYFVSFHGNLSSPTPADAKQIKGSILVFNGADDPIVPASEIRSFEDEMTAASVDWTFVNFSNTVHSFTDPTANVPGVAEYNPVAAARAYGAMELFLQQ from the coding sequence ATGAAACGGATTCTTTCGACTTTCGGTTTAGCTGCTTTGATGACCAGCGGAATCGCTCTTGCCCAACCTGTCCAGCCTGTCGGCAAAGGCCAGGAACTGATTCAATACGAACTCGATGGCGTTACATTCGAATCGCGGTTTATCGCCAGCCAATCGGAATCTAAAGCAAACGTACTTATGTTTCCCAATTGGCTCGGGCCAGATACCGAAGCATCAGTTGCCAAAGCCGAACTTTTTGCTGAGAAAGGCTACAATGTTTTACTCGCCGACGTTTATGGGATCGACACACGCCCCTCAAACCAAGAGGAAGCTGCCCAAGCGTCTGGCAGCCTTACTGGAGATCGCGAATTGCTGAGGCGTCGCGCTCAAAAAGCACTGGCTGAATTCAGGCTGCGATTGGCTGATACTGGATTGGAATCTAAGTCTAAGCCATTGGCCGCCATCGGCTTTTGCTTTGGTGGTACTACTAGCCTGGAACTTGCCCGCAGTGGTGTAAACCTACCCTACTTTGTTAGCTTTCATGGCAATCTAAGCAGTCCCACTCCCGCAGACGCCAAACAAATCAAGGGTTCAATTCTAGTTTTCAACGGCGCTGATGACCCTATCGTCCCAGCTAGCGAAATCCGCTCTTTTGAGGACGAGATGACAGCAGCCAGTGTTGATTGGACCTTTGTGAATTTTAGCAATACCGTTCATTCATTCACCGACCCAACTGCAAACGTGCCTGGCGTTGCTGAATACAACCCTGTTGCAGCTGCCCGAGCCTATGGCGCCATGGAGCTTTTCCTGCAACAATAG
- a CDS encoding FdhF/YdeP family oxidoreductase, which yields MKNKRQVCTAPIISDHSIHIKQPGKRAGGWPAVLSSQKFLWREVGLLEGNRLIARMNQRKGFDCPGCAWPDPDGKRSFAEFCENGAKALAEEATYKMLHPEFFKAHSVEELSQLSDYQLGQLGRIEQPMVLKHDSNHYQAISWEEAFAMIAARLRELASPHRAVFYTSGRTSNEAAFLYQLMAKAIGTNNLPDCSNLCHESSGTALNQSIGIGKGTVKLEDFDKADLILVIGQNPGTNHPRMLSALQQAVKNGAHIVSINPLFEAGLKAFQHPQHLKDMLGSGTPLANKHIPIRINGDRALFQGLAKAILEKHPQGLDPDFILDSCEDFGSWAQEINRLSWQVLEEVSGVSQNEIHQLAQQIMSSKAVISCWAMGLTQQPDAVATIRELCNLHLLGGFIGKPGSGLCPVRGHSNVQGNRTVGIYEKPSSDFVGSLEKLYGLSFPKDPGYDVVDSIKAMIAGDVDVLISMGGNFLSASPDTELTAQGLRKLELSVQISTKLNRSHLITGREALILPCLARSELDIQGSGPQFVTVENSMGFVHRSEGQRKPLSEHWRSEVAIVCQLSYHCLDSSQIPWLDYEHDYKRIRDDIGKVLPDFGRYDELVRQDYGFYLTNPPRDKRSFKPELGGKASFAISPLQEWTLNADEFILMTIRSHDQYNTTIYGLDDRYRGIYQGRRVLFMNPDDMDTLGLTKNEELDITSHFKKQTRVGQCFRVIPYDIPRRCLAAYFPEANVLVPLESYAAESQTPTSKFIKVTLERSGS from the coding sequence GTGAAAAACAAGCGGCAAGTGTGTACAGCCCCAATAATATCGGACCACAGTATCCATATCAAACAGCCAGGAAAAAGGGCTGGTGGCTGGCCCGCCGTACTAAGTAGCCAAAAATTTCTCTGGCGTGAAGTAGGCTTGCTAGAGGGCAATCGGCTGATAGCCAGAATGAACCAAAGGAAGGGCTTTGACTGCCCTGGTTGTGCGTGGCCCGACCCTGATGGCAAACGCTCCTTTGCTGAGTTTTGCGAAAATGGAGCCAAGGCTTTGGCTGAAGAAGCCACCTATAAGATGCTCCACCCCGAGTTCTTTAAGGCTCATAGTGTTGAAGAGCTATCTCAACTGAGCGACTACCAGCTAGGACAACTGGGACGCATCGAACAGCCTATGGTTTTAAAGCATGACTCGAACCACTATCAAGCGATTTCCTGGGAAGAGGCTTTCGCTATGATTGCGGCTCGTCTACGGGAGCTAGCATCCCCCCATAGGGCTGTATTTTATACCTCGGGCCGCACTAGCAATGAAGCTGCCTTTCTTTATCAACTGATGGCTAAGGCTATTGGCACCAATAACCTCCCCGACTGCTCGAACCTCTGTCATGAGTCCAGTGGCACAGCTTTGAACCAAAGCATAGGGATCGGCAAGGGAACAGTTAAACTAGAGGACTTTGACAAGGCCGACTTGATTCTCGTGATCGGCCAAAACCCTGGGACCAACCACCCCCGGATGCTGTCAGCGTTGCAACAGGCGGTAAAAAACGGGGCTCACATTGTATCCATTAACCCTTTGTTTGAAGCTGGCCTCAAGGCATTTCAACACCCTCAGCATCTTAAAGATATGCTAGGCAGTGGCACCCCCCTCGCCAACAAGCATATCCCCATTCGCATTAATGGCGACCGCGCTCTGTTCCAAGGCCTGGCCAAAGCCATCCTGGAAAAACATCCGCAAGGCTTAGATCCTGATTTTATCCTCGATTCATGTGAGGATTTTGGCTCATGGGCCCAAGAAATTAATCGTCTGTCCTGGCAAGTTTTAGAAGAAGTGTCCGGAGTTTCTCAGAACGAGATCCATCAGCTAGCACAGCAGATAATGAGTAGCAAAGCAGTCATATCTTGCTGGGCCATGGGTTTAACCCAGCAACCCGATGCTGTGGCTACCATCCGTGAACTATGCAACCTTCATTTACTTGGTGGGTTTATTGGTAAACCTGGCTCGGGGCTTTGCCCCGTCCGTGGTCATTCTAATGTGCAAGGGAATCGAACCGTCGGGATCTATGAAAAGCCAAGCTCTGATTTTGTTGGGTCTCTTGAAAAACTCTATGGTCTATCATTTCCCAAAGACCCTGGCTACGATGTGGTTGATAGTATCAAAGCGATGATTGCCGGTGACGTCGATGTCTTGATCTCCATGGGCGGCAATTTTTTGTCAGCCTCTCCCGATACAGAGCTGACAGCCCAGGGCTTGCGCAAGCTAGAGCTCAGCGTCCAGATCTCCACCAAACTCAATCGTTCTCACCTTATTACGGGTAGGGAGGCATTGATTTTGCCATGTTTAGCGCGCTCCGAGCTAGACATTCAAGGCAGCGGACCTCAGTTTGTGACGGTTGAAAACTCCATGGGTTTCGTTCATCGTTCGGAGGGCCAAAGAAAGCCTCTTTCTGAGCATTGGCGTAGTGAGGTTGCCATTGTCTGTCAGCTTTCTTATCACTGCCTCGACTCCTCCCAAATACCATGGCTTGACTACGAGCACGACTACAAACGCATTCGCGATGACATTGGCAAAGTCCTTCCAGACTTTGGGCGCTATGATGAGCTGGTTCGCCAGGACTATGGCTTCTATCTGACGAACCCACCACGGGATAAACGCTCCTTTAAGCCAGAACTGGGGGGCAAGGCATCTTTCGCGATTAGCCCTTTGCAAGAGTGGACACTTAACGCAGACGAGTTCATTCTGATGACCATTCGCTCCCATGACCAGTACAACACTACCATTTACGGGCTGGATGATCGCTACCGTGGAATCTACCAAGGCCGTCGGGTCTTATTTATGAACCCTGATGACATGGATACTTTAGGACTCACCAAAAACGAGGAGCTGGACATCACCAGCCACTTTAAAAAGCAAACCCGCGTCGGCCAATGTTTTCGCGTGATTCCATACGATATTCCTCGGCGCTGCTTAGCTGCCTATTTCCCAGAAGCAAATGTCCTTGTGCCACTTGAATCCTATGCCGCTGAGTCTCAAACCCCCACCTCAAAGTTTATCAAGGTAACTTTGGAGCGAAGCGGCTCTTAG